The following are encoded in a window of Arthrobacter sp. OAP107 genomic DNA:
- the hutI gene encoding imidazolonepropionase — protein sequence MSTLITNIAELMTQDAEHRVLKDAALVIEGERISWIGQASDAPAADDAMDAGGRAVLPGWVDSHTHLIFAGDRTAEFEARMAGEEYSAGGIAVTTEATRNTSDYDLTRLAQGRIAEAVSQGTTYLETKTGYGLDVEQEARSARIASTVADEVTYLGAHLVPAGIDADEYTKLACGPMLDAVLPYARWADVFCEKGAFSEEQSRAVLQACRHAGLGLRVHGNQLGHGAGVSLAVEFGAASVDHVNYLSGQDIDSLAAGWSGWDAASGTGTRGTVATCLPACDLSTRQPLAPGRQLLDAGVPVALASNCNPGTSYTSSMAYCVTTAVLQMRLSVHEAVRAATYGGALALQRESGNDVDGERAVGSIAVGHRADLHVLNAPSATHLAYRPGMPLTHAVWRAGVRAR from the coding sequence ATGAGCACTCTGATCACCAACATTGCCGAACTGATGACCCAGGACGCGGAGCACCGTGTCCTCAAGGACGCTGCACTGGTGATCGAGGGCGAACGGATCTCCTGGATCGGCCAGGCATCGGATGCCCCGGCCGCCGACGACGCCATGGACGCGGGCGGCCGGGCCGTGCTGCCCGGCTGGGTGGACTCCCACACGCACCTGATCTTCGCCGGGGACCGGACCGCCGAATTCGAGGCGCGCATGGCGGGGGAGGAGTACAGCGCCGGCGGCATCGCCGTCACCACCGAAGCCACCAGGAACACCAGCGACTACGACCTCACGCGGCTGGCCCAGGGCCGCATTGCCGAGGCTGTATCGCAGGGCACGACGTACCTGGAGACGAAAACGGGCTACGGCCTGGACGTTGAGCAGGAGGCCAGGAGCGCACGCATCGCCTCCACCGTCGCGGATGAGGTCACCTACCTCGGCGCGCACCTGGTGCCCGCCGGCATTGATGCGGATGAGTACACCAAGCTCGCCTGCGGCCCGATGCTGGACGCTGTGCTTCCGTACGCCCGCTGGGCCGACGTGTTCTGCGAAAAGGGAGCCTTTTCCGAGGAGCAGTCCCGTGCCGTGCTGCAGGCCTGCCGCCACGCCGGGCTGGGGCTGCGGGTGCACGGCAACCAGCTGGGCCACGGCGCCGGCGTCAGCCTCGCTGTGGAGTTCGGCGCGGCGAGCGTGGACCACGTCAACTATCTTTCCGGGCAGGACATTGACAGCCTCGCCGCCGGCTGGTCCGGCTGGGACGCCGCATCCGGAACGGGCACGCGGGGGACCGTGGCCACCTGCCTCCCGGCCTGCGACCTCTCCACCCGCCAGCCGCTGGCGCCCGGCCGGCAGCTGCTGGACGCCGGCGTGCCCGTGGCCCTCGCGTCCAACTGCAACCCCGGCACGTCCTACACGAGCTCTATGGCTTACTGCGTCACCACCGCCGTCCTGCAAATGCGCCTGAGCGTCCACGAGGCCGTCCGGGCGGCGACGTACGGCGGCGCCCTGGCGCTGCAGCGCGAGTCCGGGAACGACGTCGACGGCGAACGGGCGGTGGGCTCCATCGCCGTCGGACACCGGGCAGACCTGCACGTCCTTAACGCCCCGTCCGCCACCCACCTGGCCTACCGGCCCGGCATGCCGCTCACGCACGCCGTTTGGCGTGCGGGCGTGCGCGCACGGTAG
- the tdh gene encoding L-threonine 3-dehydrogenase, whose product MKALYKSGAHAGFELTDRPEPEAGPGEVKIRVLTTGICGTDLHIQSWDAWAQGIIEAPLIAGHEFYGEVVATGEDVRYVKVGDRVSGEGHIVCGICRNCRAGRRQMCIHTVSVGVQRDGAFAEYVVIPETNVWVHQDPSVTPELGAIFDPFGNAVHTALSFPLVGEDVLITGAGPIGLMAIAVARHAGARKIAITDVSAPRLELARQLGVDLAIDVSKTRVREAQRELGMREGFDIGLEMSGHPTALPEMIDNMNHGGRIAMLGLPSQSIDIDWGKVVTHMLTLKGIYGREMFETWYAMSAMLSSNPSVHASISAVVTDVLPATQWEKGFEIAKAGVGGKVVLDWSEV is encoded by the coding sequence ATGAAGGCCCTTTACAAGTCCGGCGCACACGCCGGGTTTGAACTGACCGACCGCCCGGAACCGGAGGCCGGACCCGGCGAGGTCAAGATCCGCGTGCTGACCACCGGCATCTGCGGAACCGACCTGCACATCCAGTCCTGGGACGCCTGGGCGCAGGGCATCATCGAGGCCCCGCTGATCGCCGGCCACGAGTTCTACGGCGAGGTGGTGGCCACCGGCGAGGACGTGCGCTACGTCAAAGTGGGCGACCGCGTATCCGGCGAAGGCCACATCGTCTGCGGGATCTGCCGCAACTGCCGCGCCGGCCGCCGCCAGATGTGCATCCACACGGTCAGCGTGGGCGTGCAGCGGGACGGGGCATTCGCCGAATACGTGGTCATCCCGGAGACGAACGTCTGGGTTCACCAGGACCCGTCCGTCACGCCCGAGCTCGGCGCCATCTTCGACCCCTTCGGCAACGCCGTGCACACCGCCCTGAGTTTCCCGCTGGTGGGCGAGGACGTGCTGATCACCGGCGCCGGACCGATCGGCCTCATGGCCATCGCCGTGGCCCGCCATGCCGGTGCCCGCAAGATCGCCATCACGGACGTGTCCGCACCGCGGCTCGAGCTCGCCCGGCAGCTCGGCGTGGACCTTGCCATCGACGTCTCCAAGACGCGGGTCCGGGAGGCGCAACGGGAGCTGGGCATGCGAGAGGGCTTCGACATCGGACTGGAAATGTCCGGACATCCCACGGCGCTGCCGGAGATGATCGACAACATGAACCACGGGGGACGCATCGCCATGCTGGGCCTTCCCAGCCAGTCCATCGACATCGACTGGGGGAAGGTGGTCACGCACATGCTGACGCTGAAGGGCATCTACGGCCGCGAGATGTTCGAGACCTGGTACGCCATGAGCGCCATGCTGTCCTCCAACCCGTCGGTGCACGCCAGCATCTCCGCCGTGGTCACCGACGTGCTGCCGGCCACCCAATGGGAAAAGGGCTTCGAGATCGCGAAGGCTGGCGTCGGCGGCAAAGTGGTGCTCGACTGGTCGGAAGTCTGA
- a CDS encoding CPBP family intramembrane glutamic endopeptidase: MLVPSRRRLRFEVWIVLGLSLGQSAVYSVVQLLDKMTQAPLAQGTSTLNRSQSTREYFDLTYQLLDIIFALVPVLLVIYFLTDQRQAKPGTGHDSGSAFRKLGFNFARPGKDLLQGLGLAALIGIPSLGLYAAGRALGITTAIIPSGLDAYWWTVPVLILSAVRHAIVEEVIVVGYLLDRFGKFGWSMPLAIFVSSMLRGSYHLYQGFGPFIGNAIMGVVFAWVYTRTRRVMPLVIAHALLDIVAFVGFSLFGKAIGLG, encoded by the coding sequence ATGTTGGTTCCCTCCCGCCGTCGGCTGCGGTTCGAAGTATGGATTGTCCTTGGCCTGTCACTGGGGCAGTCCGCCGTCTACTCCGTGGTGCAGCTGCTGGACAAGATGACCCAGGCACCCCTGGCGCAGGGGACGTCCACGCTGAACAGGTCGCAAAGCACCCGCGAGTATTTCGACCTGACCTACCAGCTGCTGGACATCATCTTCGCCCTGGTGCCGGTCCTGCTGGTGATCTATTTCCTGACAGACCAGCGCCAGGCGAAGCCCGGGACCGGGCACGACTCCGGCTCCGCCTTCCGGAAGCTGGGGTTCAACTTCGCCCGGCCGGGCAAGGACCTGCTGCAGGGGCTCGGGCTGGCCGCCCTGATCGGCATCCCCTCGCTGGGCCTTTACGCTGCCGGGCGTGCGCTGGGCATCACGACGGCGATCATCCCCAGCGGCCTGGATGCGTACTGGTGGACGGTGCCCGTCCTGATCCTGTCCGCGGTGCGCCACGCGATCGTGGAGGAAGTCATTGTGGTGGGCTACCTGCTGGACCGGTTCGGCAAGTTCGGCTGGTCCATGCCCCTGGCGATCTTTGTGTCCTCGATGCTTCGCGGCAGCTACCACCTGTATCAGGGGTTCGGGCCGTTCATTGGAAACGCCATCATGGGCGTGGTTTTCGCCTGGGTCTACACCAGGACCCGCCGGGTGATGCCGCTCGTGATCGCGCACGCCCTGCTGGACATCGTCGCGTTCGTCGGGTTCAGCCTGTTCGGCAAGGCCATCGGCCTGGGCTAG
- a CDS encoding LysR family transcriptional regulator translates to MEIHQLEMLRELGALGSVKAVADTLLVTPSAVSQQLAQLQKSVEVPLTRKEGRNLVLTEAGQVLADAGAAVVSAMADARMAIGAYHSSTVAPVTVSGFHSAGQALFAPLARLLDGPDKPKVLLSDEDVAQQDFPALTARYDLVLAHRMDHSPKWPEERVAVIPLAHEPLDVALPAGHRLAGQAALTASDVVGEPWVTSRAGYSPADVLSAVAAVSSRELNIVHRINDYSTVAALVASGSVIGLLPRHTARPVLNPDIVLRPLHGISTRRRIDILARPENLKRASVRVVCEALQDIMARLSHG, encoded by the coding sequence ATGGAGATCCACCAGCTCGAAATGCTGCGCGAGCTTGGCGCGCTGGGAAGCGTCAAGGCAGTGGCCGATACCCTGCTCGTCACGCCGTCGGCCGTGTCCCAGCAGCTCGCCCAGCTGCAGAAAAGCGTCGAGGTGCCGCTGACGCGCAAGGAGGGCAGGAACCTGGTCCTTACGGAGGCAGGCCAGGTGCTCGCCGACGCGGGTGCCGCCGTCGTCAGCGCCATGGCCGATGCGCGGATGGCGATCGGCGCGTACCACAGCTCCACCGTGGCGCCGGTGACCGTGAGCGGTTTCCACAGCGCGGGGCAGGCGCTGTTTGCGCCGCTGGCCCGGCTGCTGGACGGGCCGGACAAGCCGAAGGTGCTGCTCTCCGACGAGGACGTGGCGCAGCAGGATTTCCCGGCGCTGACGGCACGGTACGACCTGGTGCTGGCGCACCGGATGGACCACAGCCCCAAGTGGCCGGAGGAAAGGGTGGCGGTGATTCCGCTGGCGCATGAGCCGCTGGATGTGGCGCTGCCGGCTGGCCACCGGCTGGCGGGGCAGGCGGCGCTGACGGCGTCCGACGTCGTCGGCGAACCCTGGGTGACCAGCCGCGCCGGCTACTCCCCCGCGGACGTGCTGTCCGCCGTCGCCGCGGTGTCCAGCCGGGAGCTGAACATCGTGCACCGGATCAATGACTACTCGACGGTGGCTGCGCTGGTGGCGTCCGGAAGCGTGATCGGCCTGCTGCCGCGGCACACAGCGCGGCCGGTGCTGAACCCGGACATCGTGCTGCGGCCGCTGCACGGGATCAGCACCCGGCGGCGGATCGATATCCTGGCCCGCCCGGAAAACCTCAAGCGCGCGTCGGTCCGGGTGGTGTGCGAGGCGCTGCAGGACATCATGGCCCGGCTCAGCCACGGTTAA
- a CDS encoding VOC family protein has translation MRMDHVSYACEHDGLAATTERISSALGVEAVKGGVHPRFGTRNMIIPLAGHKYLEVVEVLDHPASDKAPFGQAVRARSAAGGGWMGWCVEVDDLAPFEERLGRSAVNGNRKFPDGRELVWKQIGILGLIADPQVPYMLKWEGDPGLHPSNAYDSNVKMSSLTIAGSAERVTEWLGEPVERPLEDVAVNWVAPHGTPGILSVTFETAAGAVTI, from the coding sequence ATGCGCATGGATCACGTCTCTTACGCCTGTGAACACGATGGCCTCGCGGCCACCACCGAACGTATCTCCTCTGCCCTCGGCGTCGAAGCCGTTAAGGGCGGAGTGCACCCCCGGTTTGGAACCCGGAACATGATTATTCCGCTGGCCGGCCACAAGTACCTTGAGGTTGTTGAGGTCCTGGACCACCCGGCGTCGGACAAGGCACCGTTCGGCCAGGCCGTCCGGGCCCGGTCCGCGGCCGGCGGCGGCTGGATGGGCTGGTGCGTCGAAGTTGACGACCTGGCCCCCTTCGAGGAGCGCCTCGGCCGCTCCGCCGTCAACGGCAACCGCAAGTTCCCCGACGGCCGGGAGCTGGTCTGGAAGCAGATCGGCATCCTGGGCCTGATCGCGGACCCGCAGGTTCCGTACATGCTCAAGTGGGAGGGCGATCCGGGCCTGCACCCGTCCAACGCCTATGACAGCAATGTGAAGATGTCCAGCCTCACGATCGCGGGTTCCGCCGAGCGCGTGACCGAGTGGCTCGGCGAGCCGGTCGAACGGCCGCTGGAGGATGTCGCCGTGAACTGGGTGGCCCCGCACGGCACGCCGGGCATCCTTTCCGTCACGTTCGAAACCGCAGCGGGCGCCGTCACCATCTGA
- a CDS encoding FAD-dependent oxidoreductase, which translates to MASTYDVVIVGGGIAGLSLASALAGKCTVALVEAEQQLAYHTSSRSARQLIPSYGPPVVQELTVRTLELIAADDAGRPRPVLSPRSFLLIGDDETVRAEASGEMRLISHDQALGLCPALKPESFSAAGLDTGSFGCDAPVLLERHRARAEAAGVDIITGARVHSAQRLGSGWEIGAGQEGFSAGVLVNAAGAWADELAVLSGVEKIGLQPYRRTAAIVGVDHPLPEGSPMVAAADDSFYFRREGGDVLISPSEHVASPAEDARPRPGDVERLISRLNTLTTLGIGPVRTAWTGLRTEAADGVPVVGFDAEARGFYWLAGQGGYGFQTSSGIAEVAAAQILAGPDGGSGQGSGTGPVSRTADALAATRWSIRR; encoded by the coding sequence ATGGCATCAACCTATGACGTAGTCATTGTGGGCGGCGGGATCGCCGGGCTGTCCCTGGCATCCGCGCTGGCCGGCAAATGCACCGTTGCCCTCGTGGAGGCGGAGCAGCAGCTGGCGTACCACACGTCCTCCCGCTCGGCCCGGCAGCTGATACCCAGCTACGGCCCGCCGGTGGTGCAGGAACTTACCGTCCGCACCCTTGAGCTGATTGCAGCGGACGACGCCGGCCGGCCCCGGCCCGTGCTGTCACCGCGCAGCTTTCTGCTCATCGGGGACGACGAAACGGTGCGGGCCGAGGCCAGCGGCGAGATGCGCCTGATCAGCCATGATCAAGCGCTTGGGCTGTGCCCGGCTTTGAAGCCCGAGTCCTTCTCAGCCGCCGGCCTGGACACCGGGTCCTTCGGGTGCGACGCCCCGGTGCTGCTGGAAAGGCACCGGGCACGTGCCGAGGCTGCCGGCGTGGACATCATCACCGGCGCCCGCGTCCACTCGGCCCAGCGGCTGGGATCAGGCTGGGAAATCGGCGCCGGCCAGGAAGGCTTCTCGGCCGGCGTTCTGGTCAACGCCGCCGGCGCCTGGGCCGACGAGCTGGCGGTGCTGAGCGGCGTCGAGAAAATCGGCCTGCAGCCGTACCGGCGCACGGCGGCGATTGTCGGCGTCGACCATCCGCTGCCGGAAGGCAGCCCCATGGTGGCCGCCGCCGACGACTCCTTCTACTTCCGCCGGGAAGGGGGCGACGTGCTGATCTCGCCGTCGGAACATGTGGCCAGCCCGGCGGAGGACGCACGTCCGCGTCCCGGGGACGTGGAGCGGCTCATCTCCCGGCTGAACACGCTGACGACGCTGGGCATCGGACCCGTCCGGACAGCCTGGACCGGCCTGCGCACCGAGGCGGCCGACGGCGTCCCGGTCGTAGGCTTCGACGCCGAGGCCCGCGGCTTCTACTGGCTCGCCGGCCAGGGCGGCTACGGGTTCCAGACGTCGTCCGGCATCGCTGAAGTGGCCGCGGCCCAGATCCTGGCGGGGCCTGATGGCGGTTCCGGGCAAGGCTCCGGCACCGGTCCGGTATCCCGGACGGCGGATGCGCTGGCTGCGACGCGCTGGTCCATCCGGCGCTGA
- a CDS encoding histidine phosphatase family protein, translating to MSAPGKIIMIRHGQSAANADTSIYNRVPDYRIPLTELGLEQAKAAGERIRRELDGRQVSVYVSPYLRAYQTLEALNLGSLTERVIEEPRLREQDWANFQISGDIEDQKELRNAYGHFFYRFREGESGSDVYDRISSFMETLYRHWSKPDYSPNALLVTHGLTMRLFCMRWFHWSVEYFESLNNPENAEVRMLVQNSLGKYDLDTPFTQWVDRRVDETVLDAPPVIF from the coding sequence ATGAGCGCTCCCGGGAAAATCATCATGATCCGGCACGGCCAGTCCGCGGCCAACGCGGACACCTCCATCTACAACAGGGTGCCCGATTACCGGATTCCGCTGACGGAGCTGGGGCTGGAGCAGGCGAAGGCCGCCGGGGAGCGGATCCGGCGCGAGCTGGACGGCCGGCAGGTGAGCGTCTACGTGTCGCCGTACCTGCGCGCATACCAGACGCTCGAGGCGCTGAACCTCGGCTCCCTGACGGAGCGGGTGATCGAGGAGCCGCGGCTGCGGGAGCAGGACTGGGCCAACTTCCAGATCTCCGGCGACATCGAGGACCAGAAGGAACTCCGCAACGCCTACGGCCACTTCTTCTACCGTTTCCGGGAGGGCGAGTCGGGCTCCGACGTGTACGACCGGATCTCCTCGTTCATGGAAACCCTGTACCGGCACTGGTCCAAGCCGGACTACTCCCCCAACGCGCTGCTGGTGACGCACGGCCTGACGATGCGGCTGTTCTGCATGCGCTGGTTCCACTGGTCGGTGGAGTACTTCGAGTCGCTGAACAACCCCGAGAACGCCGAAGTGCGTATGCTCGTTCAAAACAGCCTGGGCAAGTACGATCTCGACACGCCCTTCACCCAGTGGGTGGACCGAAGGGTGGACGAAACCGTGCTGGACGCCCCGCCGGTGATCTTCTAG
- the gatB gene encoding Asp-tRNA(Asn)/Glu-tRNA(Gln) amidotransferase subunit GatB, with protein sequence MMSDATLSFEEAMEKYDPVLGFEVHVELNTKTKMFSSAPNVFGDEPNTNVNEVDLGMPGVLPVVNKTAVESSIKIGLALNCKIAESCRFARKNYFYPDTPKNFQTSQYDEPIAYDGYLDIELEDGTVFRVEIERAHMEEDAGKLTHLGGSAGRIQGAEYSLVDYNRAGVPLVEIVTKPIEGAGSRAPELAKAYVAAVREIVKNLGVSDAKMERGNVRCDANVSLRPHGRERFGIRSETKNVNSLRAVEHAVRYEIQRHAAVLDSGEPVIQETRHWHEDTRTTTSGRAKSDADDYRYFPEPDLVPVVPSREWVEELRATLPEPPAERRKRLKQDWGYSDLEFRDVVNAGVLDEIEETIAAGATASVARKWWMGEIVGRAKNADVDPGQLGIEPATIVELSRMVDAGKINNKMASQVLDGVLAGEGTPAEVVEKRGLAVVSDDGPLLEAIDAALAAQPDVADKIRGGKVQAIGAIVGGVMKATRGQADANRVRELILEKLGVTV encoded by the coding sequence CTGATGTCTGACGCAACCCTGAGCTTCGAAGAGGCCATGGAGAAATACGACCCCGTCCTGGGGTTCGAGGTCCACGTCGAGCTCAACACCAAGACCAAGATGTTCTCCTCCGCGCCCAACGTGTTCGGCGATGAGCCCAACACCAACGTCAACGAGGTGGACCTGGGCATGCCCGGCGTCCTGCCGGTGGTGAACAAGACCGCGGTGGAGTCCTCCATCAAGATCGGCCTGGCGCTGAACTGCAAGATCGCCGAATCCTGCCGCTTCGCCCGGAAGAACTACTTCTACCCGGACACCCCGAAGAACTTCCAGACGTCCCAGTACGACGAGCCGATCGCGTATGACGGCTACCTGGACATCGAACTCGAGGACGGCACCGTCTTCCGGGTCGAGATTGAGCGTGCGCACATGGAGGAGGACGCCGGGAAGCTGACCCACCTGGGCGGCTCGGCCGGACGCATCCAGGGCGCGGAATACTCGCTGGTGGACTACAACCGCGCCGGCGTTCCACTCGTGGAGATCGTCACCAAGCCGATCGAGGGTGCCGGGTCCCGCGCCCCCGAACTCGCCAAGGCCTACGTCGCCGCCGTGCGGGAAATCGTCAAGAACCTCGGCGTCTCGGACGCCAAGATGGAGCGCGGAAACGTGCGCTGCGACGCCAACGTCTCGCTGCGCCCGCACGGCCGTGAACGCTTCGGCATCCGCTCCGAGACGAAGAACGTGAACTCGCTGCGCGCCGTCGAGCACGCCGTCCGCTACGAGATCCAGCGGCACGCCGCCGTCCTGGACTCCGGCGAGCCGGTGATCCAGGAAACCCGCCACTGGCACGAGGACACGCGCACGACGACGTCGGGCCGGGCAAAGTCCGACGCCGACGATTACCGCTACTTCCCGGAGCCGGACCTGGTTCCCGTGGTTCCCTCCCGGGAATGGGTGGAGGAGCTCCGCGCCACCCTGCCCGAGCCGCCGGCCGAGCGCCGCAAGCGGCTCAAGCAGGACTGGGGCTACTCGGACCTGGAGTTCCGCGACGTCGTCAACGCCGGCGTGCTGGACGAGATCGAGGAAACCATCGCCGCCGGCGCCACGGCATCCGTGGCCCGCAAATGGTGGATGGGCGAGATCGTGGGCCGCGCCAAGAACGCCGACGTCGACCCCGGCCAGCTGGGCATCGAGCCTGCCACGATCGTGGAGCTGAGCCGCATGGTGGACGCGGGCAAGATCAACAACAAGATGGCCTCCCAGGTGCTGGACGGCGTGCTCGCCGGCGAAGGCACCCCGGCCGAGGTCGTCGAGAAGCGCGGCCTCGCCGTGGTCTCCGACGACGGCCCGCTCCTGGAAGCAATCGACGCAGCCCTGGCCGCGCAGCCCGACGTCGCGGACAAGATCCGCGGCGGCAAGGTGCAGGCGATTGGTGCCATCGTCGGCGGCGTCATGAAGGCCACCCGCGGCCAGGCCGACGCCAACCGCGTGCGCGAGCTGATCCTGGAGAAGCTCGGCGTCACCGTCTAG
- a CDS encoding DeoR/GlpR family DNA-binding transcription regulator, giving the protein MTRTDRLTAILDLLAEAGQVEVEEIVTRLGVSPATARRDLDSLAKRRLLTRTRGGATTGALAYDLPGRYNRDDHAVAKQEIALAASALIAPGMVIGLCGGTTSTALAQILATREDLNSPSNQPTLTVVTNAINIASQLAVRPNIKVMVTGGILNTRSYELVGPYTDIIMQKVVLDIAFIGVNGVDAEVGPTNTGEAEATVNALLASRASISYVIADSSKVGRRAFATMDGYNFTRLITDSGISAADKAAFEARGTEVIVAGA; this is encoded by the coding sequence ATGACCCGCACCGATCGACTGACGGCCATCCTGGATCTCCTTGCCGAGGCCGGCCAGGTGGAAGTCGAGGAGATCGTCACGCGGCTCGGCGTATCGCCGGCAACCGCCCGGCGTGACCTGGACAGCCTGGCCAAGCGGCGGCTGCTGACGCGGACCCGCGGCGGTGCCACCACAGGTGCCCTGGCCTACGACCTTCCCGGCAGGTACAACCGCGACGACCATGCCGTGGCCAAGCAGGAGATCGCTCTGGCCGCCTCGGCGCTGATCGCCCCGGGCATGGTGATCGGGCTGTGCGGCGGCACCACCAGCACCGCCCTGGCGCAGATCCTGGCCACCCGCGAGGACCTCAACTCGCCGTCGAACCAGCCCACCCTCACGGTGGTCACCAACGCCATCAACATCGCCTCGCAGCTTGCCGTCCGCCCCAACATCAAGGTGATGGTGACCGGCGGCATCCTCAACACCCGGTCCTATGAGCTGGTGGGTCCCTACACGGACATCATCATGCAGAAGGTGGTGCTGGACATCGCCTTCATCGGGGTCAACGGCGTCGACGCCGAAGTGGGACCCACCAACACCGGCGAGGCCGAGGCGACGGTTAACGCCCTGCTGGCCAGCCGCGCCAGCATCTCCTACGTGATCGCGGATTCCTCCAAGGTGGGCCGCCGTGCGTTCGCCACCATGGACGGCTACAACTTCACCCGCCTCATCACCGATTCGGGCATTTCGGCGGCGGACAAGGCGGCATTTGAAGCTCGCGGCACAGAGGTGATCGTGGCCGGCGCCTAA
- a CDS encoding glycine C-acetyltransferase yields MYSAIKDQLAAELDDIRAAGLYKTERHIDSAQASHITAGQIGESGSPVLNFCANNYLGLADHPEIIAAAKAAMDERGFGMASVRFICGTQDLHLELEARVSKFLGTEDTILFSSCFDANGGVFESLFGPEDAIISDALNHASIIDGIRLCKAQRFRYANQDMADLEAKLVEAKGARRKIIVTDGVFSMDGYLAPLEAICDLAEKHDALVMVDDSHAVGFMGATGAGTPEHAGVAHRVDIFTGTFGKALGGASGGYVSGRGEVVAMLRQKARPYLFSNSLAPAIVAATIKALELVQTSGELRASLFRNAELFRRRMTEEGFELLDGEHAIVPVMFGDAVLAAKVADQMLQHGVYVTAFSFPVVPRGAARIRVQLSAAHSADDVETCVQAFVKSRDAVAAQAR; encoded by the coding sequence ATGTACTCAGCCATCAAAGACCAGCTCGCCGCCGAGCTGGACGACATCCGCGCCGCAGGCCTCTACAAGACCGAACGCCACATTGACTCCGCCCAGGCCAGCCACATCACGGCCGGGCAGATCGGTGAGTCCGGCTCGCCCGTCCTGAACTTCTGCGCCAACAACTATCTGGGCCTGGCCGACCACCCAGAAATCATCGCGGCGGCCAAGGCGGCCATGGACGAGCGCGGCTTCGGGATGGCCAGTGTCCGGTTCATCTGCGGCACCCAGGACCTCCACCTCGAACTCGAAGCGCGGGTCTCAAAGTTCCTCGGCACGGAGGACACCATCCTGTTCTCCAGTTGCTTCGACGCCAACGGCGGAGTGTTCGAATCGCTCTTCGGCCCAGAGGACGCCATCATTTCCGACGCCCTGAACCACGCCTCGATCATCGACGGCATCCGGCTCTGCAAGGCGCAGCGGTTCCGCTACGCCAACCAGGACATGGCCGACCTGGAGGCCAAGCTGGTGGAGGCGAAGGGTGCCCGGCGGAAGATCATCGTCACGGACGGCGTCTTCTCCATGGACGGCTACCTTGCACCGCTGGAGGCCATCTGCGACCTCGCAGAGAAGCACGACGCCCTGGTGATGGTGGACGACTCCCACGCGGTCGGGTTCATGGGTGCCACGGGAGCCGGGACCCCCGAGCACGCCGGCGTAGCCCACCGCGTGGACATCTTCACCGGCACCTTCGGGAAGGCCCTGGGCGGCGCCTCAGGCGGCTACGTGTCCGGCCGCGGCGAAGTCGTTGCCATGCTCCGGCAGAAGGCCCGCCCCTACCTCTTCTCCAACTCCCTTGCGCCGGCCATTGTTGCAGCCACCATCAAGGCACTGGAGCTTGTGCAGACCTCCGGGGAGCTGCGGGCCAGCCTGTTCCGGAACGCGGAACTGTTCCGCCGCCGGATGACGGAGGAAGGCTTCGAACTGCTCGACGGCGAGCACGCCATTGTGCCTGTCATGTTCGGCGACGCGGTGCTGGCGGCGAAGGTTGCCGACCAGATGCTGCAGCACGGGGTGTACGTCACCGCCTTCAGTTTCCCCGTGGTGCCGCGCGGTGCCGCCCGCATCCGGGTCCAGCTGTCCGCAGCGCACAGCGCCGACGACGTCGAAACCTGCGTCCAGGCGTTCGTCAAGAGCCGGGACGCGGTGGCTGCGCAGGCGCGGTAA